A window of Halobacillus naozhouensis genomic DNA:
GTATCTTTACCCTGTTTTAATCTATAAAAGATCCTTGCTAACAATGCTCCCCGTAACCATCGCATTCATTTCGCATACAGGGGAGACCTTGTTTACATTAAAGCGTGTCGGTTTCAAGGAGAGTGTAATAGCCGTCTATGATCAAGAGAGTCAATATTTGGGAAGGTATGTTCAAGAAGACTTTAAGAGCCTTTTACATATAAAAGGTGAACTTAGGGACTGTAACGAGGAGTTGATTCTGCCTGTGAAGGCCTCTGGTTTCTCAGGTGATTTTACCTTGAAAGATATAAATGATCATCGCTGGGCTCATTTTTTTAATGGACGGTTTCCACATGAGTACACACAAATTTTTCGGGATATAGATAATGATATCGTAGAAATTTCAAATGATGTATCTCAGGAACACAAAATGCTTTTATTGGGTATGATTGGTTATCTGTTCATAGCCAGGAATAATAGATAGCTAGGAAATATAGAAGATAGCATTACATATTGGGTCGTTTAGGTTAGGGAAGATGAGTGATGGTAAAACGAATCCTTTGGAAGATTGGGCTCATGAGTTGATGGGGTAGCCGAAGGGGTCATGGAAGAAAAACGTAAGCTATGGATGACGTCATACTGGGGCTGCGTATTCGACTGGGAGAGGGAGGGGAAATATGGTTCATGTTATTAAAGCAAAACCAAATCACGTACAAGGAATATCTGAAGTGTGCTCAGATGCTACACGTGCAACATATAAAGACATATACACCCAAGAATATATCGAGAGGATCATAAAAGAATTTTATGATCCAGAGAGAATTTCAGAAGAAGTTAAAACTGCGAACAGGCAATGGGGAGGATACTTTGTAGCTGTTGAAAACGGGGAGGTGCTCGGTGCCTGTGGAGGTGGAATGATTAGCGAAACTGCGGGGGAAGTGTTTGTACTATATCTAAACCCTAAAAGACGTAATGAAGGAATTGGGACAAAGTTACTGGAGGCAGTCACCAATCAGCAAAAGAGTGAATTCCATGCTTTTGAACAATGGGTTTCTGTCCAAAAAAGTAATTCAAAAGGCATTCCATTTTATGTAGCTAAGGGGTT
This region includes:
- a CDS encoding GNAT family N-acetyltransferase, with product MVHVIKAKPNHVQGISEVCSDATRATYKDIYTQEYIERIIKEFYDPERISEEVKTANRQWGGYFVAVENGEVLGACGGGMISETAGEVFVLYLNPKRRNEGIGTKLLEAVTNQQKSEFHAFEQWVSVQKSNSKGIPFYVAKGFLYKHEQRGYGNNENEKL